The sequence GCGGCACGATCCACGCGGCGCGCTGCACGTCGGCGAGCGACAGCGGCGCCAGCGCGAGCAGCGGATGGCCGGGCCGGACGACCGCGGCCACCGACTCGCCGGTCAGCGGCTCGTAGCGCAGGCGCAGCTTGTCGTGTTCGGCGGAGAGCCGGCCGAGCACGATGTCGATCTTGTCCTGTGCGAGATGTTCGAGCAGCACGTTGCTGGTGTCGATCTCGACCGACACGTGCAGGCCCGCATGCGTGCCCTTCACGGCGGCGACGGCCGGCGGCACGAGCCGCAGGCCCGGCGACGTGATCGCGCCCACCGCCACGTGCCCGAGATGGCCGGCCTTCAGCGCGGCCAGTTCCTCGCGCGCCTGGTCGAGGCTGCCGAGCGCTGCGCGCGCGTGGCGGATCAGCGCGTCGCCGTACAGCGTCGGCCGCATCCCGCGCGGCAGGCGCTCGAACAGCACCGCGCCGATCGATTCCTCGAGTTCGCGCAGCAGCTTCGACGCGGCCGGCTGCGTCATGTTCAGCGCGGCCGCCGCGCGATGAATGCTGCCTTCGTCGGCGAGCGCGACGACCAGCAGGAGCTGGCGGGTCTTCAGACGGGCGCGGTTTCCCCACGGGCTGGCTTCGGGCATCGTACGGGTTTATATCGATATCGGAATCGATATCGTAATCGCCGAAAACGCAATTGGCGAGTTATCAAAATTCTGCCTAGACTGCGCCGGTATCCCGTCACCACAGGACTGACGATGTCGGCAACAAAACCCAGGCTGCGCTCCGCCCAATGGTTCGGCACGAACGACAAGAACGGCTTCATGTACCGGAGCTGGATGAAGAACCAGGGCATTCCCGATCACGAATTCGATGGCCGGCCGGTCATCGGCATCTGCAACACGTGGTCCGAACTGACGCCGTGCAACGCGCACTTCCGCAAGCTCGCCGAGCACGTGAAACGCGGGATCTCCGAGGCGGGCGGTTTCCCGGTCGAGTTCCCGGTGTTCTCGAACGGCGAATCGAACCTGCGGCCGTCGGCGATGCTCACGCGCAACCTCGCGTCGATGGACGTCGAGGAAGCGATCCGCGGCAATCCGATCGACGCGGTCGTGCTGCTCGCCGGCTGCGACAAGACGACGCCCGCGCTGCTGATGGGCGCGGCGAGCTGCGACGTGCCGGCGATCGTCGTGTCGGGCGGGCCGATGCTGAACGGCAAGCTCGAAGGCAAGAACATCGGTTCGGGCACGGCCGTGTGGCAGCTGCACGAAGCACTGAAGGCCGGCGAGATCGACCTGCATCACTTCCTGTCGGCCGAAGCCGGGATGTCGCGCTCGGCCGGCACCTGCAACACGATGGGCACCGCGTCGACGATGGCGTGCATGGCCGAGGCGCTCGGCGTCGCGCTGCCGCACAACGCGGCGATTCCGGCCGTCGATTCGCGCCGCTACGTGCTCGCGCACATGTCGGGCATCCGCATCGTCGAGATGGCGCTCGAAGGGCTCACGCTGTCGAAGATCCTGACGCGCGCGGCGTTCGAGAACGCGATCCGCGCGAACGCGGCGATCGGCGGCTCGACCAACGCGGTGATCCACCTGAAGGCGATCGCGGGCCGCATCGGCGTGCCGCTCGAACTCGAGGACTGGATGCGCATCGGCCGCGACACGCCGACGATCGTCGACCTGATGCCGTCGGGGCGTTTCCTGATGGAGGAGTTCTATTACGCGGGCGGCCTGCCGGCCGTGCTGCGCCGGCTCGGCGAAGGCGGGCTGCTGCCGAACCCGGACGCGCTGACGGTGAACGGCAAGTCGCTGTGGGACAACGTGCGCGAAGCGCCGAACTACGACGACGAGGTGATCCGCCCGCTCGACCGGCCGCTGATCGCGGACGGCGGCATCCGCATCCTGCGCGGCAATCTCGCGCCGCGCGGCGCGGTGCTCAAGCCGTCGGCGGCGAGCCCCGAGCTGCTGAAGCATCGCGGCCGTGCGGTCGTGTTCGAGAACCTCGATCACTACAAGGCCACGATCAACGACGAAGCGCTCGACGTCGACGCGAGCTCGGTGCTCGTGCTGAAGAATTGCGGGCCGCGCGGCTATCCGGGGATGGCCGAAGTCGGCAACATGGGGCTGCCGCCGAAGCTGCTGCGCCAGGGCGTGAAGGATATGGTGCGGATTTCCGATGCGCGGATGAGCGGCACCGCGTACGGCACGGTGGTGCTGCACGTCGCGCCGGAGGCCGCCGCCGGCGGGCCGCTCGCGGCCGTGCGCAACGGCGACTGGATCGAACTCGACTGCGAAGCCGGCACGCTGCATCTCGACATTACGGATGACGAACTGCAGCGCCGCCTGTCGGACGTCGATCCGACCGCGGCGCCGGGCGTGGCCGGCCAGCTCGGCAAGGGCGGCTACGCGCGGCTGTATATCGATCACGTGCTGCAGGCCGACGAGGGGTGCGACCTCGACTTCCTGGTCGGCACGCGCGGCGCGGAAGTGCCGAGCCATTCGCATTGAGCGGCAGGTGCCGCAACCGGTTGCGGGCCCTGGCCCGCGCTTCGTGAAACCGTGAACGCATGACGGCCGAACATCGTCGAGGCCGACGCAGGACCGAACCATGACATCGAGCAGCACGCCGCGTTATCGCGGCATCTTCCCCGTCGTCCCGACGACGTTTTCCGATACCGGCGCGCTCGACCTCGCGAGCCAGAAGCGCTCGGTCGATTTCATGATCGACGCGGGCTCGGACGGGCTGTGCATCCTCGCGAACTTCTCCGAGCAGTTCGCGATCACCGACGACGAACGCGACGTGCTCACGCGCACGATCCTCGAACACGTCGCGGGCCGCGTGCCGGTGATCGTCACGACGTCGCACTACAGCACCCAGGTGTGCGCGGCGCGCAGCCTGCGCGCGCAGCAGCTCGGCGCGGCGATGGTGATGGCGATGCCGCCGTATCACGGCGCGACGTTCCGCGTGCCGGAGGCGCAGATCTTCGATTTCTATGCACGCGTGTCCGACGCGATCGCGATCCCGATCATGATCCAGGACGCGCCCGCGAGCGGCACCGCGCTGCCGGCGCCGTTCCTCGCGCGGATGGCGCGGGAGATCGAGCAGGTCGCGTACTTCAAGATCGAGACGCCCGGCGCCGCGAACAAGCTGCGCGAGCTGATCCGGCTCGGCGGCGACGCGATCGAGGGGCCGTGGGACGGCGAGGAGGCGATCACGCTGCTCGCCGACCTCCATGCGGGCGCGACCGGCGCGATGACGGGCGGCGCGTTTCCGGACGGCATCCGGCCGATCCTCGAAGCGTGGCGCGAAGGGCGCCACGACGACGCGTTCGCGCGCTACCAGGCGTGGCTGCCGCTGATCAATCACGAGAACCGCCAGTCCGGGATCCTCACCGCGAAGGCGCTGATGCGCGAAGGCGGCGTGATCGCGTGCGAGCGGCCGCGGCATCCGATGCCGGAACTGCATCCGGACACGCGCGCGGAACTGCTCGCGATCGCGCGCCGGCTCGATCCGCTCGTGCTGCGCTGGGCGCACTGAGCGAGTGGCGAAGGAGGAACGCACCATGAGCGATGTGATTTCGCTGGGCGTCGTCGGGATCGGCAAGATCGCGCGCGACCAGCATCTGCCGGCGATCGCCGCCGAACCGGGCTTCGCGCTCGCCGCATGCGCGAGCCGTCACGCGGAAGTCACCGGCGTGCGGAATTATCCGGACCTGCGTGCGCTGCTGGCCGCCGAGCGCGAGCTCGACGCCGTGTCGCTGTGCGCGCCGCCGCAGGTGCGCTACGCGCAGGCGCGCGCCGCGCTCGAAGCCGGCAAGCACGTGATGCTCGAGAAGCCGCCGGGCGCGACGCTCGGCGAAGTGGCCGCGCTGGAGGCGCTCGCTCACGCGCGCGGCCTCACGCTGTTCGCGACCTGGCATTCGCGCTGCGCGAGCGCGGTGGAGCCCGCGCGCGCGTGGCTCGCGACGCGCACGATCCGCGCGGTGCAGGTGCGCTGGAAGGAAGACGTGCGTCGCTGGCACCCGGGGCAGCAATGGATCTGGGAGCCCGGCGGCCTCGGCGTGTTCGATCCCGGCATCAACGCGCTGTCGATCGTCACGCGGATCCTGCCGCGCGAACTCGTGTTGCGCGAGGCGACGCTCTACGTGCCGAGCGACGTGCAGACGCCGATCGCGGCCGAACTCGATTGCGCGGATACTGACGGCGTGCCCGTGCGCGCGGAATTCGACTGGCGGCACGGCCCCGTCGAGCAATGGGAGATCGCGGTCGATACGTCGGACGGCGTGCTCGCGATCAGCCGCGGCGGCGCGCAATTGTCGATTGCCGGCGAGCCGGTCGAGATCGGGCCGGAGCGCGAGTATCCGGCACTGTATGCGCATTTCCGCGCGCTGATCGCGCGCGGCGTAAGCGACGTCGACGTACGGCCGTTGCGGCTCGTCGCCGATGCATTCCTGTTCGGCCGGCGCGTCGGGACCGACGCGTTTGGCCGCTGAAAACGTGCCGGCGCGCGCCACCGCGACCGCGCACGATGCATGATGAAGACCCAAGCCAATACAAGGAGACACCGCATGAACCGCACGATTCGCCGACACACCCTGCGCGCGCTGCTGGCCGCGCTTTGCATCGCACCGCTCGGCATGCAGGGCGCCGCGCACGCCGACGCGCCGCTGAAGATCGGCTTCCTGGTGAAGATGCCCGAGCAGGCATGGTTCATCAACGAGCAGAACGCGGCAACCGCGCTCGGCCAGAAGGAGAGTTTCTCGGTCGTGAAGATCGGCACGCCCGACGGCGAGAAGGTGCTGGCCGCGATCGACAACCTCGGCTCGCAGGGCGCGCAGGGCTTCGTTATCTGCGCGCCCGACGTGCGCCTCGGCCCGGCGATCTCCGCGCGCGCGAAGCGCTACAACATGAAGTTCGTGACCGTCGACGACCAGCTCGTCGACTCGACCGGCAAGCCGCTTCCGAACGTGCCGCATCTCGGGATGTCGGCGACGAAGATCGGCAACCAGGTCGGCCAGGCGATCTCTGATGAAATGAAGCGACGCGGCTGGAAGCCGGAAGAAGTCGGCGCGCTGCGGATCACGAACAACGAGCTGCCGACCGCGAAGCTGCGCACCGACGGCGCGACGCAGGCGCTGCTCGCGAACGGCTTCCGCAAGGAGAACATCTTCGACGCGCCGCAGAAGACGACCGACGACGAAGGCGGCTTCAGCGCTGCGGCGCCGGTGCTCGCGCGCCATCCGAACGTGAAGAAATGGGTGGTCTACGCGCTGAACGAGGAAACCGTGCTCGGCGCGGTGCGCGCGACCGAACAGCTGCACATCGCGGCGGCCGACGTGATCGGCGTCGGCATCAACGGCGCGGGCGAGGCGTTCGCCGAATTCCAGAAGAAGGAGCCGACCGGCTTCTATGGGACGATCGCGGTCAGCTCGACGAACCACGGCAAGGACAGCACGCAGAACCTCGTCGACTGGATCCGCAACGGCAAGACGCCGCCCGCCGATACGCAGACGAGCGGCAAGCTGATGACGCGCGCGAACTGGCAGGCCGTGCGCGCCGAGCTCGGCATCTGAGCGGGCGAGGCGAGAACGCGATGACGATGCAGACGATCACGGCCGTGTCCCGCGACGCTGTCGAAGCGGGCGCGCCGCCGCCGGGCGGCCCGCTGCTCGCGCTCGACGGCATCACGGTGACGTTCCCGGGCGTGCGCGCGCTCGACGCCGTGTCGCTGTCGGTGCGCGCGGGCGAAGTGCACGGGCTGATGGGCGAGAACGGCGCGGGGAAATCGACGCTGCTGAAGGTGCTGTCCGGCGTGAACCAGCCGCAGGCCGGCACGCTGACGCTGAACGGCACGGTGCAGCGCTTCGCGTCGACGCGCGCCGCGCTCGAAGCCGGCATCGCGATCATCTACCAGGAGCTGCATCTGGTGCCCGAGCTGACGGTCGCCGAGAACCTGATGCTCGGGCAGTTGCCGAGCCGGCTTGGCGTGGTCGACGAGCGCACGCTCGCCGCGCGCGCGCTCGATGCGCTGGAGCGGCTCGGCGAGCATATCGATCCGGGCATTCCGGTGAAGTACCTGTCGATCGGTCAGCGCCAGATGATCGAGATCGGCAAGGCGCTGATGCGCGACGCGCGCGTGATCGCGTTCGACGAACCAACGAGCTCGCTGTCCGCACGCGAGACCACGCAGCTGTTCCGGATCATCCGCGCGCTGCGCGCGGAAGGCCGCGCGATCATCTACGTCACGCACCGGATGGAAGAGGTCTACGAGCTGTGCGACCGCGTGACCGTGTTTCGCGACGGCCGCCGGATCGACACGTTCGATTCCGTCGCCGAGCTCGACCGCGACCGGCTGATCGGCTGCATGGTCGGCCGCTCGATCGAGGACGTGTACGGCTACCGGCCGCGCGCGGCCGGCGACGTGCTGATCGAAGCGAAAGGGCTGACGGGGCCCGGGTTGTCCGAGCCCGTGTCGTTCGCCGCGCGGCGCGGCGAGATCGTCGGCTTCTTCGGGCTGGTCGGCGCGGGGCGCTCGGAGCTGATGAAGCTGCTGTATGGCGCGGTGCGCCCGGCCGCGGGGCACGTCGAGCTGGGCGGGCGGCGGGTCGCGTTCCGGAGCCCGCGCGACGCGGTGCGCGCCGGCATCGCGCTGTGCCCGGAAGACCGCAAGCAGGAAGGCATCGTCGCGATCGCGTCGGTGGCCGACAACCTGAACATCAGCGCGCGCCGGCACTTCAGCCCGGCGCGCATGCTGCTCGACACGCGGCGCGAGCGCACGCTCGCGCAACGCTACATCGAGCAACTCGCGATCAAGACCCGCGACTGCGACACGCCGATCGGCGCGCTGTCGGGCGGCAACCAGCAGAAGGTCGTGCTGGCGCGCTGGCTGGCCGAGCGCATCGACGTGTTCCTGATGGACGAGCCGACGCGCGGCATCGACGTCGGCGCGCGCGCGGAAATCTACAACCTGTTCTACGAACTCGCGGAAGCGGGCCGCACGGTGATCCTCGTATCGAGCGATCTGGCCGAGGTGATCGGCGTGTCGGACCGGATCATCGTGATGAAGGAAGGACGGATCGCGGGCGAGGTGGCGAAGGCGCAGGCGACGCCCGACGCGCTGATCAAGCTCGCGCTGCCGCGCTAGCGGCGTGCTGTTCAACCGGAATGCAAACGACATGAGCCAGGCAATGCAACCCCAACGCACTTCTCCGTCCCCCGATGCCGCCGCCGCGCCCGCGCGAGCGCGCGGCGGCGTGTGGCAGCTGATCAACCGTTCCGGCATCGTGATGGTGTTTCTCGTGCTGTTCGCGACGCTGTCGCTGACGGTGCCGGACTTCCTCACGCCGCGCAACATCCAGGGCCTGCTGCTGTCGGTCACGCTGATCGGTTCGATCGCGGTGACGATGATGTTCGTGCTCGCGCTCGGCGAGGTCGACCTGTCGGTCGCATCGATCGTCGCGTTCTCGGGCGTCGTCGCGTCGACGCTGATCACCGCGACGCACAGCGTGCTGTTCGGCACCGCGGCCGGCGTGCTCGCGGGCGGTGCGGTCGGGCTCGTGAACGGCGTGCTGATCGCGCGCTACCGGATCAATTCGCTGATCGTCACGCTCGCGATGATGGAAGTCGTGCGCGGGCTCGCGTTCATCACGTCGAACGGCGACGCGGTGATGATTTCCGAGGAGCGCTTTTTCGAGCTCGGGGCCGGTTCGTTCCTCGGCATCTCGTACCCGATCTGGAGCAACATCATCGGCTTCGTCGTGTTCGGCTTCCTGCTGCGCAAGACGGTGTTCGGCAAGAACGTGCTGGCCGTCGGCGGCAACGGCGAGGCCGCGCTGCTCGCGGGGCTGCCGGTGATGCGCATCAAGATCACGGTGTTCGTGCTGCAGGGGCTCGTGACGGGCTTCGCCGGCGTGATGCTGGCGTCGCGGATGAGCCTCGGCGATCCGAAGACGTCGGTCGGCCTCGAGCTCGGCGTGATCTCCGCGTGCGTGCTCGGCGGCGTGTCGCTGACGGGCGGTGTCGCGACGATCTCCGGCGTGCTGGTCGGCGTGCTGATCATGGGCGCGGTGCAGGATGCGATGAGCCTGCTGAACGTACCGACGTTTTACCAATATCTGATACGCGGCGGAATTCTGTTGCTCGCGGTGCTGTTCGACCAGTATCGTCGCAATCAGCGGCGCGCGATGAAGATCTGACCGGCAGCGCGGCCGCCTGCGAATGCGACAGATATCGGGAGACGGCATGCAACAGAATCATCCGGCCGCGTCGGCGACGCTGCTGGCCGACAGCCGCAACACGCTCGGCGAAGGCGCGACGTGGTGCGACACGACGCACGCGCTGTACTGGACGGACATCGAAGGCGCGCAACTGTGGCGCTGCCGCGCGGACGGCTCGGACCTGACGCCGTGGGCGATGCCCGAGCGACTCGCGTGCTTCGCGCTCACGCACGATCCGGACGTGCTGCTCGTCGGGCTCGCGACGCATCTCGCGTTCTTCGACCTGCGCAGCGGCGCGCTCACGCGGATCGTCGACGTCGAACCCGATCTGCCGACGCGCCTGAACGACGGCCGGTGCGATCCGTTCGGCGCGTTCGTGTTCGGGATGAAGGACGAAGGCGGCGAGCCGCCGCGCGCGGTCGGCGGGTTCTACCGGCTCAATGCCGACCTCACGCTCGAACGGCTCGCGTTGCCGGCGGCGGCGATCGCGAACAGCATCGCGTTCTCGCCGGACGGTTCGAAAATGTACTTCTGCGATTCGCTCGTGCGCGAGATTTTCGTCTGCGATTACCGCGCGGGCGGCGATGTCGCGAACGTGCGCTCGTTCGCGCGCCTGACTGATGCGGACGGCGACCCGGACGGCTCGATCGTCGATCGCGACGGCGGGCTGTGGAACGCGCAATGGGGCGGCCGCCGGGTGGTGCGTTATGGGCCGGACGGGATCGAGACGGACCGCGTCGAGGTGCCCACCGCGCAGCCGAGTTGCGTCGCGATTGACGGTGACGGCCGCCTGTACGTGACGAGCGCGCGCATCGGCTTGAGCGACGACGCGCTGGCCGGCGATGCGCATGCGGGCGGCGTGTTCGTCGCGCAGACGCGGCATGCGGGGCTGCCGACTGCACGATTCGCGGGCGCGCCGCGCGGTTGATCGCGTCGTCGCATACGGGTTCCCGTCCATGGGATCCTGCTGGCGCGGCGGACTTCGCGGTCAGGCCCGCGATCCGCCGCACAGGCGCGAGCGCACGGCGGCGGACCGTCTTCCCCGAACATCCGTTCAACTCCCCACCTGCTGGTAAGATGGCCCGCAATTCCATCCTGCCCGCACCATGAGTTCCGCACCGACCAAGCCCGCGAATCCGAAGAACGCCGCGAAGAACGCCCGCGCGACGGGCGACAAGCCGAAAGCGCGCGTGCAACAACGCCTGACCTACGTGATCGGCGGCCTCGACCGGCTGCTGCGCCGTCACATGACCGACGCGCTCGCGCCGCTCGGCATCACGCTCGCGCAATACACGGCGCTGTCGGTGCTCGAGGCGCGCGGCGCATCGTCGAACGCGCAGTTGGCCGAGCGCTCGTGGATCACGCCGC comes from Burkholderia pyrrocinia and encodes:
- a CDS encoding LysR family transcriptional regulator; the protein is MPEASPWGNRARLKTRQLLLVVALADEGSIHRAAAALNMTQPAASKLLRELEESIGAVLFERLPRGMRPTLYGDALIRHARAALGSLDQAREELAALKAGHLGHVAVGAITSPGLRLVPPAVAAVKGTHAGLHVSVEIDTSNVLLEHLAQDKIDIVLGRLSAEHDKLRLRYEPLTGESVAAVVRPGHPLLALAPLSLADVQRAAWIVPPAGSVLRHRFELVFQRASLAPPANLVETSALLLITQLLEQSDMIAVLAEDVAHYYARHGIVTVLPLEMDCRMDDFGIITRTDRLHSPAVTVMADAIRAAAREVYGVVL
- a CDS encoding IlvD/Edd family dehydratase, which codes for MSATKPRLRSAQWFGTNDKNGFMYRSWMKNQGIPDHEFDGRPVIGICNTWSELTPCNAHFRKLAEHVKRGISEAGGFPVEFPVFSNGESNLRPSAMLTRNLASMDVEEAIRGNPIDAVVLLAGCDKTTPALLMGAASCDVPAIVVSGGPMLNGKLEGKNIGSGTAVWQLHEALKAGEIDLHHFLSAEAGMSRSAGTCNTMGTASTMACMAEALGVALPHNAAIPAVDSRRYVLAHMSGIRIVEMALEGLTLSKILTRAAFENAIRANAAIGGSTNAVIHLKAIAGRIGVPLELEDWMRIGRDTPTIVDLMPSGRFLMEEFYYAGGLPAVLRRLGEGGLLPNPDALTVNGKSLWDNVREAPNYDDEVIRPLDRPLIADGGIRILRGNLAPRGAVLKPSAASPELLKHRGRAVVFENLDHYKATINDEALDVDASSVLVLKNCGPRGYPGMAEVGNMGLPPKLLRQGVKDMVRISDARMSGTAYGTVVLHVAPEAAAGGPLAAVRNGDWIELDCEAGTLHLDITDDELQRRLSDVDPTAAPGVAGQLGKGGYARLYIDHVLQADEGCDLDFLVGTRGAEVPSHSH
- a CDS encoding dihydrodipicolinate synthase family protein; its protein translation is MTSSSTPRYRGIFPVVPTTFSDTGALDLASQKRSVDFMIDAGSDGLCILANFSEQFAITDDERDVLTRTILEHVAGRVPVIVTTSHYSTQVCAARSLRAQQLGAAMVMAMPPYHGATFRVPEAQIFDFYARVSDAIAIPIMIQDAPASGTALPAPFLARMAREIEQVAYFKIETPGAANKLRELIRLGGDAIEGPWDGEEAITLLADLHAGATGAMTGGAFPDGIRPILEAWREGRHDDAFARYQAWLPLINHENRQSGILTAKALMREGGVIACERPRHPMPELHPDTRAELLAIARRLDPLVLRWAH
- a CDS encoding Gfo/Idh/MocA family protein, giving the protein MSDVISLGVVGIGKIARDQHLPAIAAEPGFALAACASRHAEVTGVRNYPDLRALLAAERELDAVSLCAPPQVRYAQARAALEAGKHVMLEKPPGATLGEVAALEALAHARGLTLFATWHSRCASAVEPARAWLATRTIRAVQVRWKEDVRRWHPGQQWIWEPGGLGVFDPGINALSIVTRILPRELVLREATLYVPSDVQTPIAAELDCADTDGVPVRAEFDWRHGPVEQWEIAVDTSDGVLAISRGGAQLSIAGEPVEIGPEREYPALYAHFRALIARGVSDVDVRPLRLVADAFLFGRRVGTDAFGR
- a CDS encoding arabinose ABC transporter substrate-binding protein, producing the protein MNRTIRRHTLRALLAALCIAPLGMQGAAHADAPLKIGFLVKMPEQAWFINEQNAATALGQKESFSVVKIGTPDGEKVLAAIDNLGSQGAQGFVICAPDVRLGPAISARAKRYNMKFVTVDDQLVDSTGKPLPNVPHLGMSATKIGNQVGQAISDEMKRRGWKPEEVGALRITNNELPTAKLRTDGATQALLANGFRKENIFDAPQKTTDDEGGFSAAAPVLARHPNVKKWVVYALNEETVLGAVRATEQLHIAAADVIGVGINGAGEAFAEFQKKEPTGFYGTIAVSSTNHGKDSTQNLVDWIRNGKTPPADTQTSGKLMTRANWQAVRAELGI
- the araG gene encoding L-arabinose ABC transporter ATP-binding protein AraG, with amino-acid sequence MTMQTITAVSRDAVEAGAPPPGGPLLALDGITVTFPGVRALDAVSLSVRAGEVHGLMGENGAGKSTLLKVLSGVNQPQAGTLTLNGTVQRFASTRAALEAGIAIIYQELHLVPELTVAENLMLGQLPSRLGVVDERTLAARALDALERLGEHIDPGIPVKYLSIGQRQMIEIGKALMRDARVIAFDEPTSSLSARETTQLFRIIRALRAEGRAIIYVTHRMEEVYELCDRVTVFRDGRRIDTFDSVAELDRDRLIGCMVGRSIEDVYGYRPRAAGDVLIEAKGLTGPGLSEPVSFAARRGEIVGFFGLVGAGRSELMKLLYGAVRPAAGHVELGGRRVAFRSPRDAVRAGIALCPEDRKQEGIVAIASVADNLNISARRHFSPARMLLDTRRERTLAQRYIEQLAIKTRDCDTPIGALSGGNQQKVVLARWLAERIDVFLMDEPTRGIDVGARAEIYNLFYELAEAGRTVILVSSDLAEVIGVSDRIIVMKEGRIAGEVAKAQATPDALIKLALPR
- the araH gene encoding L-arabinose ABC transporter permease AraH, giving the protein MSQAMQPQRTSPSPDAAAAPARARGGVWQLINRSGIVMVFLVLFATLSLTVPDFLTPRNIQGLLLSVTLIGSIAVTMMFVLALGEVDLSVASIVAFSGVVASTLITATHSVLFGTAAGVLAGGAVGLVNGVLIARYRINSLIVTLAMMEVVRGLAFITSNGDAVMISEERFFELGAGSFLGISYPIWSNIIGFVVFGFLLRKTVFGKNVLAVGGNGEAALLAGLPVMRIKITVFVLQGLVTGFAGVMLASRMSLGDPKTSVGLELGVISACVLGGVSLTGGVATISGVLVGVLIMGAVQDAMSLLNVPTFYQYLIRGGILLLAVLFDQYRRNQRRAMKI
- a CDS encoding SMP-30/gluconolactonase/LRE family protein encodes the protein MQQNHPAASATLLADSRNTLGEGATWCDTTHALYWTDIEGAQLWRCRADGSDLTPWAMPERLACFALTHDPDVLLVGLATHLAFFDLRSGALTRIVDVEPDLPTRLNDGRCDPFGAFVFGMKDEGGEPPRAVGGFYRLNADLTLERLALPAAAIANSIAFSPDGSKMYFCDSLVREIFVCDYRAGGDVANVRSFARLTDADGDPDGSIVDRDGGLWNAQWGGRRVVRYGPDGIETDRVEVPTAQPSCVAIDGDGRLYVTSARIGLSDDALAGDAHAGGVFVAQTRHAGLPTARFAGAPRG
- a CDS encoding MarR family winged helix-turn-helix transcriptional regulator encodes the protein MSSAPTKPANPKNAAKNARATGDKPKARVQQRLTYVIGGLDRLLRRHMTDALAPLGITLAQYTALSVLEARGASSNAQLAERSWITPQSANEVMSVMAARGFVTREADPSHGRIILLTLTDAGAAMLRECEAVLRPLEARMLGDISADDAAHVQRALELFSRNLRG